A window of the Vigna angularis cultivar LongXiaoDou No.4 chromosome 3, ASM1680809v1, whole genome shotgun sequence genome harbors these coding sequences:
- the LOC128193392 gene encoding probable methyltransferase PMT16, with the protein MVFSSLRFLGGFAAALIDDPLWVMNTVPIEAEFNTLGVIYERGLIGTYQNWFMADPSTPTRPQSEDQSQSSTQPSVDERLG; encoded by the exons ATGGTGTTTAGCTCCCTTAGATTCTTGGGAGGCTTTGCAGCTGCCCTGATTGATGATCCTCTGTGGGTCATGAACACTGTCCCTATTGAGGCCGAGTTCAACACCCTCGGTGTCATATATGAACGTGGATTGATTGGAACCTACCAAAACTG GTTTATGGCTGATCCATCTACACCTACACGACCACAAAGTGAGGACCAAAGTCAATCGTCTACCCAACCAAGTGTAGACGAGCGACTAGGCTAA
- the LOC128195959 gene encoding LOW QUALITY PROTEIN: inositol 3-kinase-like (The sequence of the model RefSeq protein was modified relative to this genomic sequence to represent the inferred CDS: deleted 1 base in 1 codon) yields the protein MVTDSIATPRRGLLVGNYCHDVLHRDGRISAETLGGAASFISVILDALSLPFHTVSKVGPDFAYAAATSSHPPLTMPTSRTTLFHAHFGSGNPDRLLNRVISCDPIRPDDLPVQTRFAFAVAESGRREILPETLEKMLEICDTVFVDIQGLIRRFGPSDGRVSHVTLNESGFLHLLPRVAFLKASADEASFIDVEEARRWCCVVVTHGKDGCEVFSENGAFRAAPCKAYQVDPTGAGDCFLGGFAAGIVRGLSVPDAALLGNFFGSLAVAQVGPLKLDSNMVQVGKMKEKERGRKKQKEKEEGK from the exons ATGGTCACGGACTCCATAGCCACTCCCCGTCGCGGCCTCCTAGTTGGAAATTACTGCCACGACGTCCTTCACCGCGATGGCCGCATCTCCGCCGAGACCCTGGGCGGGGCCGCCTCCTTCATCTCCGTCATCCTCGACGCGCTCTCTCTCCCCTTCCACACCGTGTCAAAGGTGGGCCCGGATTTTGCCTATGCCGCTGCTACATCCTCGCACCCACCATTAACGATGCCCACATCGCGAACCACCCTCTTCCACGCCCATTTCGGTTCGGGCAACCCGGACCGTCTCCTGAACCGCGTGATTTCCTGCGACCCAATCCGACCGGACGACCTCCCGGTCCAGACCCGGTTCGCGTTCGCCGTGGCGGAGTCGGGTCGGCGGGAGATTCTCCCGGAGACTCTTGAGAAGATGCTCGAGATCTGCGACACCGTGTTCGTCGACATTCAGGGTTTGATTCGCAGGTTCGGTCCCTCCGACGGTCGCGTTAGCCACGTGACGCTCAACGAGAGCGGGTTCCTCCACCTCTTGCCTCGCGTTGCGTTTCTCAAGGCCTCCGCCGACGAGGCGTCGTTCATCGACGTAGAGGAGGCGAGAAGGTGGTGCTGCGTGGTCGTCACGCACGGGAAGGATGGGTGCGAGGTT TTTTCTGAAAACGGTGCGTTTCGGGCCGCGCCGTGCAAGGCTTATCAGGTTGATCCCACCGGCGCCGGCGATTGTTTTCTCGGCGGCTTTGCTGCTGGGATTGTGAGGGGCTTGAGCGTGCCTGATGCGGCCCTGTTGGGGAACTTCTTTGGGTCGTTGGCCGTGGCGCAAGTGGGACCCCTTAAGCTTGACTCCAACATGGTTCAG GTtggaaagatgaaagaaaaagaaagagggagaaagaaacaaaaagagaaagaagaggggAAGTGA